Proteins from a genomic interval of Candidatus Binatia bacterium:
- a CDS encoding VOC family protein encodes MLQVKSLRTFAINAKDLNQADKFYTQLLGGEVVRRVDPDEEQLKRGRVKEVDVQLGNFQVHIFDASKAPRPGVPHHTIMIPWKEKENTLRELEQSGTKVENTRDHPDGKGYSLYIKDPDSNLWELWFAG; translated from the coding sequence ATGCTGCAAGTCAAATCCCTAAGAACCTTCGCGATCAACGCGAAAGATCTCAATCAGGCGGACAAGTTTTACACCCAACTGCTCGGCGGCGAGGTCGTGCGGCGCGTCGATCCGGACGAAGAGCAATTGAAGCGCGGCCGCGTCAAGGAAGTGGACGTGCAGCTCGGTAATTTCCAGGTGCATATCTTCGACGCGTCGAAGGCGCCGCGCCCGGGCGTGCCGCACCACACGATCATGATCCCGTGGAAGGAAAAAGAAAATACGCTGCGGGAGCTGGAGCAGTCCGGAACCAAGGTGGAAAACACCCGCGACCACCCCGACGGCAAGGGGTACTCGCTTTACATCAAAGATCCCGACTCCAATCTATGGGAACTTTGGTTTGCCGGTTGA
- a CDS encoding HesA/MoeB/ThiF family protein, with amino-acid sequence MSIRLTPEQIERYSRQIMIPDLGGKGQIRLRQGKVLIVGAGGLGCPAAFYLAAAGVGALGLVDSDRVELSNLQRQILHATPDIGREKVESAKEKLGRLNPDVEIQTYALRLDADNAAEIFAAYDFIVDGSDNFATKFLVNDAAVDLGKPFSHAGIVRFQGQTMTVIPGKSACYRCLFQEPPEPGEIMNCQQAGILGAIAGTIGSIQATEAIKYLSGMEEELLVDRMLTYDAKKINFRTIDVRKNAACGACGEKAERRSHELRQRTEM; translated from the coding sequence ATGAGCATCCGCCTCACACCTGAGCAGATCGAACGCTACAGCCGCCAGATCATGATCCCCGATCTCGGCGGCAAGGGACAAATCCGCCTCAGGCAAGGAAAAGTTCTCATCGTCGGCGCCGGCGGCCTCGGATGCCCGGCGGCGTTCTATCTCGCCGCGGCGGGAGTCGGTGCGCTCGGCCTCGTGGACAGCGACCGCGTCGAGTTATCCAATTTGCAGCGGCAAATTCTCCACGCCACGCCGGACATTGGCCGCGAGAAAGTGGAGTCGGCCAAAGAAAAGCTCGGCCGGCTGAATCCCGACGTGGAAATCCAAACCTACGCGCTCCGGCTCGACGCAGACAACGCTGCGGAGATTTTCGCCGCCTACGATTTCATCGTCGACGGCAGCGACAACTTCGCCACCAAGTTTCTGGTCAACGACGCGGCCGTGGACCTCGGCAAGCCGTTCTCCCATGCCGGGATCGTGCGCTTCCAGGGCCAGACGATGACGGTCATCCCCGGCAAGAGCGCCTGCTATCGCTGCCTGTTCCAAGAGCCGCCCGAGCCGGGAGAAATCATGAACTGCCAGCAGGCGGGAATTCTCGGCGCTATCGCCGGGACCATCGGCTCGATCCAGGCGACCGAAGCGATCAAATATTTATCGGGAATGGAAGAAGAGCTGCTCGTCGATCGAATGCTCACTTACGACGCCAAGAAGATAAATTTCCGGACGATCGACGTGCGGAAAAACGCCGCGTGCGGGGCGTGCGGTGAAAAAGCAGAGAGGAGAAGTCATGAGTTACGTCAAAGGACTGAAATGTAG
- a CDS encoding ABC transporter substrate-binding protein, with protein MAQFLIVLLALLLSSTAASAQAPTRIASGYSAISGPHAVLWMAREAGLFEKNGLRAEVAYIRSGTTMSQALLAGELQIAQTGGPAALQAAVGGADFVLIAVALNTTPIVLMGTVSKMEELKGKAIGVTRYGSNTDISARYALRKFNLQPDKDVALIQLEDYPGIMGGIASGRIAAGALADPFTEHAAKLGYNEIANIAALGLEFPFVSLVAKKSYVRDSPDAVQRFMRAYTEAIALYKNKPDLAAKVTEKYTGIKDPAILKSTVGFYAPKLARAPYPTAGGISFVLEQIAARDPRAKSVNPETLMDLRFVKQLDDSGFIKSLYSAR; from the coding sequence GTGGCTCAATTCCTGATCGTTCTGCTCGCGTTGCTGCTGTCTTCAACAGCCGCGTCGGCTCAAGCTCCCACCCGCATCGCTTCCGGCTACAGCGCCATCTCCGGTCCGCACGCCGTTCTCTGGATGGCGCGCGAAGCGGGACTGTTCGAGAAAAACGGTCTCCGCGCGGAGGTCGCCTATATTCGCAGCGGCACGACAATGTCGCAGGCGCTGCTTGCGGGCGAGCTGCAGATCGCCCAGACGGGCGGGCCGGCGGCGCTGCAGGCCGCGGTGGGCGGCGCGGATTTCGTCCTCATCGCCGTCGCGCTGAACACGACTCCGATCGTGCTGATGGGCACGGTGTCGAAGATGGAAGAGCTCAAAGGCAAGGCGATCGGGGTGACCCGCTACGGCTCGAATACGGACATCTCGGCGCGCTACGCGCTCCGAAAATTCAACTTGCAGCCGGACAAGGACGTCGCTCTCATCCAACTGGAAGATTACCCCGGCATCATGGGCGGCATCGCCTCCGGACGAATCGCCGCCGGCGCTCTGGCCGATCCGTTCACGGAGCATGCGGCGAAGCTTGGATACAATGAGATCGCGAATATCGCCGCCTTGGGGTTGGAATTTCCCTTCGTCAGCCTGGTGGCGAAAAAATCGTACGTGCGCGACAGCCCGGACGCCGTCCAGCGCTTTATGCGCGCCTACACGGAGGCGATCGCGCTCTACAAGAACAAGCCCGATCTGGCGGCGAAAGTGACGGAGAAATACACCGGTATCAAAGATCCGGCGATCCTCAAATCGACTGTAGGCTTTTACGCCCCGAAGCTCGCTCGGGCGCCATATCCGACGGCGGGCGGAATCAGTTTCGTGCTGGAACAGATCGCGGCCCGCGATCCAAGGGCGAAGAGCGTCAACCCGGAAACTCTCATGGACCTCCGCTTCGTCAAGCAGCTCGACGACAGCGGGTTCATCAAGAGCCTTTATTCAGCACGATAG
- the lexA gene encoding transcriptional repressor LexA, which translates to MRPEELKKIRRNELRVTQEELAGKLGTTRMTVTRYECGTRRIPGVVEVALQQLRRARRIPMLGTVAAGKPIEPVAQSEVVDFPFAGGGENFALRISGDSMRDEGIVSGDLVIVRKQSKASAGQTVIALVNGQATVKKYYPKGDRIELRPANDAMKPIRVTPADDFEIQGVVIGLVRHFK; encoded by the coding sequence ATGAGGCCTGAAGAGCTGAAAAAGATCCGGCGCAACGAGCTGCGCGTCACGCAGGAGGAATTAGCCGGGAAGCTGGGCACGACCCGGATGACCGTCACCCGCTACGAGTGCGGCACCCGGCGCATTCCCGGCGTCGTCGAGGTCGCCTTACAGCAGTTGAGGCGGGCGCGGCGCATTCCGATGCTCGGGACGGTTGCGGCGGGAAAGCCGATCGAGCCCGTCGCTCAAAGCGAAGTGGTCGATTTTCCGTTTGCCGGGGGAGGGGAAAATTTCGCCCTCCGGATCAGCGGCGATTCGATGCGCGACGAAGGAATCGTGTCCGGAGATCTGGTCATCGTGCGCAAACAGTCGAAAGCTTCGGCGGGCCAGACGGTGATCGCTCTCGTCAACGGGCAAGCCACGGTGAAAAAATATTATCCCAAAGGGGATCGCATCGAGCTCAGGCCGGCCAACGACGCCATGAAGCCGATCCGCGTGACGCCGGCCGACGATTTTGAAATCCAGGGCGTTGTCATCGGACTCGTGCGCCACTTCAAGTAG
- a CDS encoding mechanosensitive ion channel domain-containing protein produces MSLIENFRANLLDPETLPGALFYAVVFFTAALFAARLARIFVKRSARHFSDLTAIRFVGQFLQVIVFLVALILYAQLIPALRAVGTALLAGVSVASLVIGLAAQNTLSNLIAGFSLLLYRPFHIGDRVELNTPKGVQTGTVYSLSLGYTVLVNAEKEEIIVPNSVMVSQVIIRLAHGHEWQPKD; encoded by the coding sequence ATGTCCTTGATCGAAAATTTCCGCGCTAACCTGCTCGATCCCGAAACCCTGCCGGGGGCGCTGTTCTATGCCGTTGTTTTCTTCACGGCGGCGCTCTTCGCCGCCCGTTTGGCGCGGATCTTTGTCAAGCGCAGCGCGCGGCATTTTTCCGATCTCACGGCGATCCGCTTCGTCGGCCAATTCCTGCAGGTTATCGTATTTCTGGTCGCCCTCATTTTGTATGCGCAACTGATTCCCGCTTTGCGGGCGGTGGGGACGGCCTTATTGGCGGGCGTCAGCGTCGCTTCGCTCGTGATCGGACTCGCGGCGCAAAACACCTTGAGCAATCTCATCGCTGGATTTTCACTTTTACTTTACCGTCCGTTTCACATCGGCGATCGGGTCGAGCTGAACACGCCCAAGGGAGTGCAGACCGGGACCGTGTATTCGTTATCCCTGGGGTATACGGTCCTCGTTAACGCGGAGAAAGAAGAGATTATCGTTCCCAACAGCGTGATGGTGAGCCAGGTGATCATCCGGCTGGCGCATGGACACGAGTGGCAGCCGAAGGACTGA
- the ggt gene encoding gamma-glutamyltransferase, producing MKKLSPGRSMPVAARGMVVSSQPLATQAGLDILKRGGNAVDAAVCMAAVLNVLEPMMTGVGGDAFILIYLAKTGEIKALNASGRAPYAATQDYFRDKKIDAIPDAGMLPVTVPGALDGWALVTERYGTMRLGDLLQPAIRYSEEGFPVAEKAAHEWRKASGKLSAHPNSAANYLVNGRAPKAGEIFRQKNLAASLKKIAGGGKKVFYGGELAEEIVKFSRQNGGLLSLKDFSDHTSTWVEPIKTNYRGYEVLEMPPNTQGMTVLQMLNLLERFDLRALGYGSAAYIHLLVETKKLAFADRDRYLADPDVVYVPVEKLIGKPYAAERVKLIDPDRAGRFPPGLGAVSGDTQVFCAVDKDGNAVSFINSLFETFGCGLVGGNTGIMLQNRGKLFSLDPAHPNCVAPHKRSQHTIMPAMVFKDKKPFLIFGVTGAHMQPQGQVQVLANLIDFGMPLQQAMDAPRVNHLDGFEVAFEPGFDGGVVENLKRKGHQIVGEANFGGSQGIMIHPEYGTLLGGSDPRKDGCALGY from the coding sequence ATGAAAAAATTATCCCCCGGGCGCTCGATGCCGGTAGCGGCACGCGGCATGGTGGTCTCGTCCCAGCCGCTCGCCACGCAGGCGGGACTCGATATCTTGAAGCGCGGCGGCAACGCCGTCGACGCGGCCGTCTGCATGGCTGCCGTGCTGAACGTGCTCGAGCCGATGATGACCGGCGTCGGCGGCGACGCTTTCATTCTCATTTATCTGGCCAAGACCGGAGAAATCAAAGCGCTCAACGCGAGCGGGCGCGCGCCTTACGCCGCGACGCAGGATTATTTCCGCGACAAAAAGATCGACGCGATTCCGGACGCGGGCATGCTGCCGGTGACGGTCCCCGGCGCGCTCGACGGCTGGGCGCTCGTAACCGAGCGCTACGGCACGATGCGCTTGGGCGATCTCCTTCAGCCGGCGATCCGGTACTCCGAGGAAGGATTTCCCGTCGCGGAGAAAGCCGCGCATGAGTGGCGCAAAGCGTCCGGAAAACTGTCCGCGCACCCGAACTCCGCGGCGAATTACCTCGTGAACGGCCGAGCGCCGAAGGCGGGAGAAATTTTCCGGCAGAAAAATCTCGCTGCCAGTTTGAAGAAGATTGCCGGCGGAGGAAAAAAAGTTTTTTACGGCGGCGAGCTGGCGGAAGAAATCGTGAAGTTTTCACGGCAAAACGGCGGCCTGCTTTCGCTGAAAGATTTCTCGGACCATACGTCCACGTGGGTCGAGCCGATCAAAACCAATTACCGCGGGTACGAAGTTTTAGAGATGCCGCCCAACACGCAGGGCATGACCGTGCTCCAGATGCTGAACCTGCTGGAGCGGTTCGACCTCCGCGCTCTCGGCTACGGCAGCGCCGCGTACATTCATCTGCTCGTGGAAACTAAAAAACTCGCGTTCGCCGACCGCGATCGATATCTCGCCGACCCCGACGTCGTTTACGTGCCGGTGGAAAAGCTCATCGGCAAACCGTACGCGGCGGAACGAGTGAAGCTGATCGATCCGGATCGGGCCGGCCGATTTCCTCCCGGGCTCGGCGCGGTTTCCGGCGACACGCAGGTCTTCTGCGCGGTCGATAAGGACGGCAACGCGGTTTCGTTCATCAATAGTCTCTTTGAAACTTTCGGCTGCGGGCTCGTCGGCGGCAATACCGGAATCATGCTGCAAAATCGCGGCAAGCTCTTCTCTCTCGATCCGGCTCACCCCAACTGCGTCGCGCCGCACAAGCGCTCGCAGCACACGATCATGCCGGCCATGGTCTTCAAAGATAAGAAACCGTTTCTAATCTTCGGCGTTACCGGCGCCCACATGCAGCCGCAGGGACAGGTGCAGGTGCTGGCGAACCTGATCGACTTCGGGATGCCGCTGCAGCAGGCTATGGACGCGCCGCGGGTGAATCATCTCGATGGATTCGAAGTGGCGTTCGAGCCCGGCTTCGATGGAGGCGTAGTCGAAAATCTAAAACGGAAGGGTCACCAAATTGTCGGCGAAGCCAACTTCGGCGGCAGCCAGGGAATCATGATCCATCCGGAATACGGAACGCTGCTCGGCGGTTCGGATCCGCGCAAGGACGGCTGCGCCCTCGGCTACTAA
- a CDS encoding DNA polymerase III subunit alpha, with product MTPFVHLHVHSHYSPMSGVSSLEELCKVARSQGAEILALTDTNGLYGAVRFVEAARQNDLKPILGAELSCGAHRAVCLVGDMEGYANLCRLISARHCDRSFNLIQAVEQHRRGLIVLSDDFPALATWKERSPEDLYVELTPGPRMQEAVRFSRAVGLPPVATNKVHFAAAEGYPLHRLLRAIDLNTTLSRLPEDACAAPTRWFAPASVLKPYYAHVPEALSNTLRVAAACRTDWDFKETIFPAFRAFSDAKAFAVLKKKVYAGARQRYLELTPKVRGRIERELVVIREKGFSHYFLIVEEIVRRTRLTCGRGSAAASIVSYCLGITDVDPIRHNLLFERFLNSARNDPPDIDIDFPWDERDGIVESVFKQYGSKKVAMVANQNTLALRGALRETAKVYGMIPAEIDRVASLILKRLNFLRLAEDRTARSWAESLCEPMEFPEPWPEITDRAFQVEGHFRNLGLHCGGIVIVPDEIRKYAPVEISAKGIPMLQWDKDQVEEAGLVKIDLLGNRSLAVVRDALAAAERYTGMRLDGPAWDPVSDEPTKNLIRRGETIGCFYIESPATRLLLKKLWTRMPEERRRAADVFEYLVMVSSLVRPAAITFVNEFVRRAHGKPYAPLHPALAKALSETHGIMVYQEDVTNVAVALAGFSLADGEQLRKILNKKHKRLALKDYRDRFFRDAMARGAPPATVDAVWKMILSFAGYSFCKPHSASYARLSFKCAYLKAHHPAEFMAAVISNEGGFYPTFAYISEARRMGVKFLPPDVNASDWAYTAAGKKIHVGFMQLKGLERTWIERVIAERNNSGPFESFDDFWARTQPKLAQARILIKAGCFDSIAQELSRPGLLWRAHARAAEKYGDSLPNPPDHSEEQKLEHEIESFGFPLSRHPLERYRARLQAAACVPARNMGLHAGQSIAMVGWLVSAKMTQTKKGEPMEFITFEDLSAIYETTFFPDTYRRFYQLLAAGRSYLLRGRVEEEFGTVTLNVHHIERLDMRRGPAIFKSDSASGARHGFKAHQARPVG from the coding sequence ATGACTCCGTTTGTCCACCTCCACGTCCATTCTCATTATTCGCCGATGAGCGGAGTCTCTTCGTTGGAAGAGCTTTGCAAGGTGGCGCGATCCCAGGGCGCGGAGATCCTGGCGCTCACCGACACGAACGGGTTGTACGGCGCCGTTCGGTTTGTCGAAGCGGCGAGACAAAACGACCTCAAGCCGATTTTAGGGGCCGAGCTGAGTTGCGGTGCGCATCGCGCCGTTTGTCTGGTCGGAGATATGGAGGGCTACGCGAATCTCTGCCGGTTGATCTCCGCGCGCCATTGCGATCGGTCTTTCAATTTGATTCAGGCCGTCGAGCAGCATCGCCGCGGTTTGATCGTTCTCTCCGACGATTTTCCGGCGCTGGCAACGTGGAAGGAACGCTCGCCTGAAGACCTCTACGTCGAGCTCACGCCCGGTCCCCGGATGCAGGAAGCGGTTAGGTTCAGCCGGGCTGTTGGCTTGCCGCCGGTGGCGACGAACAAAGTCCATTTCGCAGCGGCGGAGGGATATCCGCTGCATCGTCTGCTGCGCGCGATCGACTTGAACACGACGCTCTCGCGCTTGCCGGAGGACGCTTGCGCCGCGCCCACGCGCTGGTTCGCTCCGGCATCGGTCTTAAAACCATACTACGCCCACGTGCCCGAGGCGCTATCGAATACTCTCCGCGTCGCCGCGGCCTGCCGCACCGATTGGGATTTTAAAGAGACGATCTTCCCCGCGTTTCGCGCATTTTCCGACGCCAAGGCATTCGCCGTGCTCAAAAAAAAGGTTTACGCCGGCGCGCGGCAGCGCTACCTGGAACTGACCCCGAAAGTCCGCGGGCGCATCGAGCGCGAACTGGTCGTCATTCGCGAGAAGGGCTTCAGCCATTATTTTTTGATCGTCGAAGAGATCGTCCGGCGCACCCGCCTCACTTGCGGCCGGGGCTCCGCGGCCGCTTCCATCGTGTCTTACTGCCTCGGAATCACCGACGTGGACCCGATCCGCCATAATCTTTTATTCGAGCGTTTTCTCAACTCCGCGCGCAACGACCCGCCGGACATCGACATCGATTTTCCCTGGGACGAGCGGGACGGCATCGTCGAATCCGTCTTCAAGCAATATGGCAGCAAGAAAGTCGCGATGGTGGCGAACCAAAACACCCTGGCGCTCCGAGGTGCCCTTCGCGAAACGGCCAAAGTGTACGGCATGATTCCGGCGGAGATCGACCGCGTCGCTTCGCTCATTCTCAAGCGGCTGAATTTTCTTCGCCTGGCGGAAGACCGGACGGCGCGCTCGTGGGCCGAGTCGCTATGCGAGCCGATGGAATTTCCCGAACCCTGGCCGGAAATCACCGATCGAGCTTTCCAGGTGGAAGGTCATTTCCGCAATCTCGGGCTCCACTGCGGCGGCATCGTCATTGTCCCGGACGAGATTCGAAAATATGCGCCGGTGGAAATCTCGGCCAAAGGAATCCCGATGCTCCAGTGGGACAAGGATCAGGTCGAAGAGGCGGGTCTCGTTAAAATCGATTTGCTCGGCAACCGTTCGCTCGCCGTCGTGCGCGACGCGCTTGCGGCGGCGGAGCGCTATACCGGAATGCGGTTGGATGGGCCGGCGTGGGATCCGGTCTCCGACGAGCCGACGAAAAATCTTATCCGGCGCGGCGAAACGATCGGATGCTTCTATATCGAATCTCCGGCGACGCGTCTGCTCTTGAAGAAACTCTGGACGCGCATGCCGGAGGAGCGCCGGCGCGCGGCCGACGTTTTCGAATATCTCGTGATGGTCTCTTCCCTGGTCCGGCCGGCGGCCATCACTTTCGTCAACGAGTTCGTGCGCCGCGCCCACGGAAAGCCGTACGCGCCGCTGCATCCGGCGTTGGCCAAGGCGCTGAGCGAGACTCATGGGATCATGGTCTATCAGGAAGACGTCACCAACGTCGCCGTGGCGCTGGCGGGATTTTCTTTGGCCGACGGCGAGCAGTTGAGAAAAATCCTGAATAAAAAACACAAGCGGCTCGCGCTCAAGGATTATCGCGACCGTTTCTTCCGCGACGCCATGGCGCGCGGCGCACCGCCGGCTACGGTCGATGCGGTCTGGAAGATGATCCTGAGCTTTGCCGGATATAGTTTTTGCAAGCCTCACTCGGCGAGCTACGCCCGGCTCTCTTTCAAGTGCGCCTATTTGAAAGCGCACCATCCGGCCGAATTCATGGCCGCGGTCATCAGCAACGAGGGGGGCTTCTATCCGACGTTTGCGTATATTTCCGAAGCGCGCCGGATGGGGGTTAAGTTTTTGCCGCCGGACGTCAACGCGAGCGATTGGGCTTACACCGCCGCGGGAAAAAAGATTCATGTCGGCTTCATGCAGCTCAAAGGCCTGGAGCGGACCTGGATCGAGCGCGTGATCGCGGAGCGGAACAACTCCGGCCCGTTCGAATCTTTCGACGACTTCTGGGCGCGGACGCAGCCCAAGCTCGCTCAGGCGCGGATTCTCATCAAGGCCGGATGCTTCGACTCGATCGCTCAAGAATTGAGCCGTCCCGGTCTCCTGTGGCGCGCCCATGCCCGCGCCGCGGAAAAATATGGCGACAGCCTGCCGAATCCTCCCGACCACTCCGAAGAACAGAAGCTCGAGCATGAGATTGAAAGTTTCGGCTTTCCTCTGAGCCGCCATCCGCTGGAGCGCTATCGCGCGCGGCTTCAAGCGGCGGCGTGCGTTCCGGCGCGCAACATGGGTCTTCACGCCGGCCAATCGATCGCAATGGTCGGCTGGCTCGTCAGCGCAAAAATGACCCAGACAAAAAAGGGCGAGCCGATGGAGTTCATCACGTTCGAGGACCTGAGCGCAATTTACGAAACCACTTTTTTCCCCGACACGTATCGCAGGTTCTATCAGCTCCTCGCCGCCGGTCGGTCTTATCTCTTGCGCGGCAGAGTCGAGGAGGAGTTCGGGACTGTAACGCTCAACGTCCATCATATCGAGCGTCTGGATATGCGGCGGGGACCTGCTATCTTTAAATCAGATTCTGCTTCCGGCGCCCGCCATGGCTTTAAAGCGCATCAAGCAAGGCCGGTCGGCTGA
- a CDS encoding methyltransferase domain-containing protein: protein MLGNIFKPTASFRRALRDLTREFRIQRLHRAALKRVRRYSGNSLRLNVGCGKNFKQGWINIDLGKEADLQLDVREPLPFADESVSTVYSEHFFEHLEYPDEALHFLKESLRVLQPGGRFSVGVPDTEWLVTAYAGEDR from the coding sequence ATGCTCGGAAACATTTTCAAGCCGACGGCGAGTTTTAGAAGAGCCCTCCGCGATCTGACACGGGAGTTCCGCATCCAACGGCTTCATCGCGCCGCGCTCAAGCGGGTTCGTCGTTACTCCGGCAACAGTCTCAGGCTCAACGTGGGCTGCGGCAAAAACTTCAAGCAGGGTTGGATCAATATCGATCTGGGCAAAGAAGCAGACCTTCAATTGGACGTGCGCGAGCCGCTGCCGTTTGCGGATGAGTCCGTTTCCACGGTGTACAGCGAGCACTTCTTCGAACATCTCGAATACCCGGACGAAGCGCTCCATTTTCTCAAAGAGTCCCTCCGGGTATTGCAGCCGGGAGGCCGGTTCAGCGTCGGCGTTCCGGACACCGAGTGGCTCGTTACGGCCTACGCCGGCGAAGATAGATAA
- a CDS encoding DUF2007 domain-containing protein — translation MLDLYSPKNEIEVALLKGLFDSEGIAYFVRNDNFGSLEVGPAIRSFNAKSILVDEKDFDRAKELLTDFLAHGSVEAHDAGYSLFDKIRLALEAVLFGWIMPGRSHKRR, via the coding sequence ATGCTTGACCTCTACTCGCCTAAAAACGAAATCGAAGTTGCTTTGCTTAAGGGCCTCTTCGATTCCGAAGGGATAGCCTACTTCGTGCGCAATGATAATTTTGGTTCCCTGGAAGTCGGACCTGCCATTCGATCATTCAATGCCAAGTCTATTCTCGTTGACGAAAAGGATTTCGACAGGGCCAAAGAGCTGCTGACGGATTTTTTGGCGCACGGTTCGGTCGAGGCGCATGACGCCGGGTATTCCCTATTTGATAAGATCCGTCTCGCGCTCGAGGCGGTTCTTTTTGGATGGATAATGCCTGGGCGATCACATAAACGGAGATGA